A genomic region of Ictidomys tridecemlineatus isolate mIctTri1 chromosome 10, mIctTri1.hap1, whole genome shotgun sequence contains the following coding sequences:
- the Ccl24 gene encoding C-C motif chemokine 24, translating to MAGPSSIIAGFLLLALCVQCIIPTASVVTPFSCCFNFTAKKIPQKRVVSYQLTSGSTCVQAGVIFTTTAGRKVCADPSQLWVQEYKKNLDSKQKQPSAEARVRGVKVRRPRRRGNRTAI from the exons ATGGCAGGTCCCTCGAGCATCATAGCTGGCTTCCTGCTTCTGGCCCTTTGTGTCCAATGCATCATCCCCACAG CCTCTGTGGTCACCCCCTTTTCTTGCTGCTTCAACTTTACGGCCAAGAAAATTCCCCAGAAACGAGTGGTAAGCTACCAGTTGACCAGCGGGAGCACCTGCGTCCAGGCAGGGGTGAT CTTCACCACCACGGCGGGCCGGAAGGTCTGTGCTGACCCCAGTCAGCTGTGGGTCCAGGAGTACAAGAAGAACCTGGACTCCAAGCAGAAGCAGCCTTCTGCAGAGGCCAGGGTCCGGGGTGTCAAGGTCCGCAGGCCGAGACGCCGTGGCAACAGAACTGCCATCTAA
- the Ccl26 gene encoding C-C motif chemokine 26 — protein MKSFPLVPPILLAFLLSVHTSVLRDSDTEKSCCFQYSHKMIPWNWVQAYQFTQISCPQQGVIFTTKIGERVCVQPKEKWVQRYISLLEARK, from the exons ATGAAGAGCTTTCCCCTGGTTCCTCCCATTCTCCTGGCCTTCCTCCTGAGCGTCCACACGTCTGTCCTAC GAGACAGTGACACGGAAAAGTCATGCTGTTTCCAGTACAGCCATAAGATGATCCCCTGGAACTGGGTGCAAGCCTACCAGTTCACCCAGATCAGCTGCCCCCAGCAGGGCGTGAT ATTCACCACCAAAATAGGTGAGAGAGTCTGCGTCCAACCGAAGGAAAAATGGGTGCAGAGATACATTTCTCTGTTGGAAGCTCGGAAATAA